A genomic segment from Aspergillus chevalieri M1 DNA, chromosome 7, nearly complete sequence encodes:
- a CDS encoding uncharacterized protein (COG:M;~EggNog:ENOG410Q2HB) has protein sequence MASRRFILLSSPFAIGYGVHQGLNILEAKYPALPPDTNTSAALRTPSNPKTQRCAYVDVYSARVPVKALESHPAAEESRNLQEAWARTLFQSRVLRTEARLIGLFTAGRPTPGDTGNTPGGFSQKDERGEQRKLMNGALAVERSPSSGSWLSMSGPSGLLVSWKVPDNAREFFEKISVYGYPWRLMSGGRHEVSVSKPFKEEGRQVVEVRFASAHDYEIVPDEGELEKQKVIPAWVGKLHRGFARLILDSAVRELQD, from the coding sequence ATGGCCTCTCGAcgcttcatcctcctctcctccccctTCGCCATCGGATACGGCGTCCACCAAGGTCTCAACATCCTCGAAGCCAAATATCCCGCACTTCCCCCtgacaccaacaccagcgCAGCCCTCCGCACCCCCTCCAATCCCAAAACCCAACGCTGCGCCTACGTCGACGTCTACTCAGCCCGGGTCCCCGTAAAAGCCCTCGAGTCCCACCCCGCCGCCGAAGAATCCAGAAACCTCCAAGAAGCATGGGCCCGCACACTATTCCAGAGCCGTGTTCTTCGCACCGAAGCCCGTCTCATCGGCCTCTTCACAGCCGGCCGTCCTACTCCCGGTGATACAGGCAACACACCAGGTGGATTCTCGCAGAAGGATGAGCGGGGCGAGCAGCGGAAATTAATGAACGGAGCGCTTGCGGTTGAGCGATCGCCGTCGTCGGGATCGTGGCTTTCTATGTCAGGGCCATCGGGGCTGTTGGTTTCTTGGAAGGTTCCGGATAATGCGCGGGAGTTCTTTGAGAAGATTTCTGTGTATGGATATCCGTGGCGGTTGATGTCTGGTGGAAGACATGAGGTTAGTGTTTCGAAGCCGTTCaaggaggaggggagacAGGTAGTGGAGGTGCGGTTTGCGTCGGCGCATGATTATGAGATTGTTCCCGATGAGGGAGAgttggagaagcagaaggttATCCCGGCGTGGGTTGGGAAACTGCATCGCGGTTTTGCGCGACTGATATTGGACAGTGCTGTTCGGGAGTTGCAAGATTGA
- the YAE1 gene encoding Yae1 family protein (COG:S;~EggNog:ENOG410PR4G;~InterPro:IPR038881,IPR019191;~PFAM:PF09811), producing the protein MTSTHSDTITAQPPPPPPPAADTLDDIFGSSPPPSSSFEHDHVPAPEAAVPAAAAEPSDLPSLRRQHVTTGYRDGISLSKGEHVQDGFDAGFPVGAQLGMRAGTVLGILEGVLRGYESKVGGGAVKKLPSTSRGGKSTDRAQGQGQGKESEIEILRREQREKLSKIYQRALKELEVQAVFNGLENMGEKEQEKPETQLGRKGDGVVSSWEGRVKVAEWEVNMDALEEKEKEKEKKAEATATPDDEGEQS; encoded by the coding sequence atgACCTCAACCCATTCCGACACCATCACAGCccagccaccaccaccaccaccccccGCCGCCGACACCCTCGACGACATCTTCGGTTCCTCGCCACCACCATCCTCATCGTTCGAGCACGACCACGTTCCAGCTCCAGAAGCCGCAGTACCAGCCGCCGCCGCAGAACCCTCCGATCTCCCCTCGCTCCGTCGCCAGCATGTGACAACGGGATACCGCGATGGTATTTCGTTGTCGAAGGGTGAGCATGTTCAGGATGGGTTTGATGCGGGGTTTCCTGTGGGCGCGCAGTTGGGTATGCGCGCGGGGACGGTACTTGGTATATTAGAGGGTGTGTTGCGCGGGTATGAGAGTAAAGTCGGTGGTGGGGCTGTGAAGAAACTCCCGTCTACTTCTCGTGGGGGCAAGTCTACGGACCGCGCGCAGGGGCAGGGACAGGGGAAAGAATCGGAGATCGAGATCCTACGCCGTGAACAAAGAGAAAAGCTATCGAAAATTTATCAGCGCGCACTGAAGGAGTTGGAAGTGCAGGCTGTTTTCAATGGGTTGGAGAATATGGGTGAAAAGGAGCAGGAGAAGCCCGAGACACAGCTGGGGAGGAAGGGCGACGGGGTTGTCTCGTCGTGGGAGGGGAGGGTTAAAGTGGCGGAGTGGGAGGTGAATATGGACGCTttggaggagaaagagaaggagaaggagaagaaggcggagGCGACGGCGACACCCGATGATGAGGGCGAGCAAAGTTGA